The Streptomyces seoulensis genome contains a region encoding:
- a CDS encoding mechanosensitive ion channel family protein yields MNRHVTLDDLVLAGIALAAGLVLAFLSRTMLRWLAKHAKRTRWSGDDVIVDALRSVVPWAAIAGGIAAGAAVLPLTGTVQKHVNQTLQVWLIFVVTLSAARVIAGLVQSVTQSRSGVAGSATIFVNITRVLVLAIGFLVVLQTLGISIAPLLTALGVGGLAVALALQDTLANLFAGIHILASKTVQPGDYIRLSSGEEGYVVDINWRQTTVRQLSNNLVVIPNGQLAKTNMTNFTRPEQELTVLVQAGVSYDSDLEHVERVTSEVVDEVMTEITGAVPEHEAAIRFHTFGDSRIGFTIILGVGEFSDQFRIKHEFIKRLHRRYREEGIRIPAPARTVALQQGSVLIPQQRTGDDVQTGPAPADQ; encoded by the coding sequence ATGAACCGTCATGTGACCCTGGACGACCTGGTCCTCGCCGGCATAGCGCTGGCCGCCGGCCTCGTGCTGGCCTTCCTGTCCCGCACGATGCTGCGCTGGCTGGCCAAGCACGCCAAGCGCACCCGGTGGAGCGGTGACGACGTCATCGTGGACGCGCTGCGTTCCGTCGTGCCGTGGGCCGCGATAGCGGGCGGTATCGCGGCGGGCGCGGCCGTGCTGCCGCTGACGGGCACCGTCCAGAAGCACGTCAACCAGACCCTCCAGGTGTGGCTGATCTTCGTGGTGACCCTGTCCGCGGCACGGGTGATCGCGGGCCTGGTGCAGAGCGTCACCCAGTCCCGCTCGGGCGTGGCGGGTTCGGCGACCATCTTCGTCAACATCACCCGGGTACTGGTCCTGGCCATCGGCTTCCTGGTGGTCCTGCAGACCCTCGGCATCTCGATCGCCCCGCTGCTCACCGCCCTGGGCGTCGGTGGTCTCGCGGTCGCGCTGGCGCTCCAGGACACGCTGGCCAACCTGTTCGCGGGCATCCACATCCTCGCCTCCAAGACCGTGCAGCCCGGTGACTACATCCGGCTGAGCAGCGGCGAGGAGGGCTATGTCGTCGACATCAACTGGCGCCAGACCACGGTGCGTCAGCTCTCCAACAACCTCGTGGTCATCCCCAACGGCCAGCTCGCCAAGACCAACATGACCAACTTCACCCGCCCCGAGCAGGAGTTGACGGTGCTGGTGCAGGCCGGGGTGAGCTACGACTCGGACCTGGAGCACGTGGAGCGGGTGACGTCCGAGGTGGTCGACGAGGTGATGACCGAGATCACCGGCGCCGTACCGGAGCACGAGGCGGCCATCCGCTTCCACACCTTCGGGGACTCCCGGATCGGGTTCACGATCATCCTGGGCGTCGGCGAGTTCAGCGACCAGTTCCGGATCAAGCACGAGTTCATCAAGCGCCTGCACCGCCGTTACCGCGAGGAGGGCATCCGCATCCCGGCCCCCGCCCGCACGGTCGCCCTCCAGCAGGGCTCGGTGCTGATACCGCAACAGCGCACCGGCGACGACGTGCAGACAGGCCCGGCCCCGGCCGACCAGTGA
- a CDS encoding LytR/AlgR family response regulator transcription factor has product MLRVLAVDDEEPALEELLYLLDRDPRVGSVLPALEATEALRTLSRAVQGGADAVDVVFLDVSMPGLNGLELARLLGGFAAPPLIVFVTAHEDFAVRAFDLKAVDYLLKPLRAERFAEAVRRVAELTHAGQGPRAHPAGPHGGGQVPVELGGVTRFVPLADIAYAEAHGDYARLHTRRGSHLVRVPLSTLEEQWRSGGFVRIHRSHLVALDRIEELRLDGGNLTVRVGDRVLPVSRRNARELRDLLARRATGTAARVR; this is encoded by the coding sequence CTGTTGCGGGTCCTCGCCGTGGACGACGAGGAACCCGCGCTCGAAGAACTGCTGTATCTGCTGGACCGGGACCCCAGGGTCGGCAGCGTGCTGCCCGCCCTGGAGGCCACCGAGGCGCTGCGCACCCTCAGCCGGGCGGTCCAGGGCGGCGCGGACGCGGTCGACGTCGTCTTCCTCGACGTCAGCATGCCGGGTCTCAACGGCCTCGAACTGGCCCGTCTGCTCGGCGGGTTCGCCGCTCCGCCGCTCATCGTCTTCGTCACCGCTCACGAGGACTTCGCCGTCCGCGCCTTCGACCTCAAGGCCGTCGACTACCTCCTCAAGCCCCTGCGCGCGGAGCGGTTCGCCGAGGCCGTGCGCCGGGTGGCCGAACTGACCCACGCCGGGCAGGGCCCCCGCGCCCACCCGGCCGGACCGCACGGCGGCGGCCAGGTCCCGGTGGAACTGGGCGGGGTGACCCGGTTCGTGCCCCTCGCCGACATCGCCTACGCCGAGGCGCACGGCGACTACGCCCGGCTGCACACCCGGCGCGGCAGCCACCTGGTGCGCGTACCGCTGTCCACCCTGGAGGAGCAGTGGCGGTCCGGGGGGTTCGTCCGCATCCACCGCAGCCATCTCGTCGCGCTCGACCGGATCGAGGAACTCCGCCTGGACGGCGGTAACTTGACCGTCCGCGTCGGCGACCGTGTCCTCCCCGTCAGCCGCCGCAACGCCCGCGAACTGCGCGACCTGCTGGCCCGCCGCGCCACCGGCACCGCCGCCCGCGTCCGGTGA
- a CDS encoding ABC transporter ATP-binding protein, translating into MSMETTAWTQLHSVMTAQQQRRPLARATLRRIAAFARPHRAGITRFVLLGIVTALLAVATPVLAGRVVDAIVAGHDSGRVIRLSLLIALVALAEAGLGIFVRRLSATLGEGLILDLRTAVFDHVQRMPVAFFTRTRTGALVSRLNNDVIGAQRAFASTLSGVVTNVVTLLLTLAVMLTLSWQITLLALVLLPVFVLPARRMGRRMARMQREAAELNAAMGTRMTERFSAPGATLVKLFGRPEEESAQFAARAREVRDIGVRTATAQSVFITALTLVSALALALVYGLGGWFALRGTLEAGAVVSLALLLTRLYAPLTALAGARVEVMSALVSFERVFEVLDLEPLIAEKKDAAPVTEGPVAIEFDDVRFGYPAADKVSLASLEEVATLDVRGGAEVLHGVSFRAAPGETVALVGSSGAGKSTIAQLLPRLYDTDSGAVRVGGVDVRDLSTASLRATVGMVTQDGHLFHDTVRANLLLARPEAADDELWAALGRARLDGVVRSLPDGLDTVVGERGYRLSGGERQRMTIARLLLARQRVVILDEATAHLDNTSEAAVQEALAEALQDRTAVVIAHRLSTVRAADLILVVEAGRIVERGTHDQLLAAKGRYAELYRTQFAGRDDETVTVA; encoded by the coding sequence ATGAGCATGGAAACCACCGCCTGGACGCAACTGCACAGCGTGATGACCGCGCAGCAGCAGCGCCGGCCCCTCGCCCGCGCCACGCTGCGCCGCATCGCCGCCTTCGCCCGACCGCACCGCGCGGGCATCACCCGGTTCGTCCTGCTCGGCATCGTGACCGCCCTGCTCGCCGTGGCCACCCCGGTGCTTGCCGGTCGCGTGGTCGACGCCATCGTGGCGGGCCACGACTCCGGCCGGGTGATCAGGCTCTCGCTGCTCATCGCCCTGGTCGCGCTGGCCGAGGCGGGACTGGGCATCTTCGTGCGGCGGCTGTCGGCGACCCTGGGGGAGGGGCTCATCCTCGACCTGCGCACCGCCGTCTTCGACCACGTCCAGCGGATGCCCGTCGCCTTCTTCACCCGCACCCGCACCGGCGCCCTGGTCAGCCGCCTCAACAACGACGTGATCGGCGCCCAGCGGGCCTTCGCCTCCACCCTGTCCGGGGTGGTGACCAACGTGGTCACCCTGCTGCTCACCCTCGCCGTGATGCTCACCCTGTCCTGGCAGATCACCCTGCTCGCCCTGGTCCTGCTGCCGGTGTTCGTGCTGCCCGCCCGCCGGATGGGCCGCCGGATGGCCCGGATGCAGCGGGAGGCGGCCGAGCTGAACGCGGCCATGGGCACCCGGATGACGGAACGCTTCTCCGCGCCCGGCGCCACCCTCGTCAAGCTGTTCGGCCGCCCCGAGGAGGAGTCGGCCCAGTTCGCCGCCCGCGCCCGCGAGGTCCGCGACATCGGCGTGCGCACCGCCACCGCCCAGTCGGTGTTCATCACCGCCCTCACCCTGGTCTCCGCCCTGGCGCTCGCCCTCGTCTACGGACTCGGCGGCTGGTTCGCCCTGCGCGGCACCCTGGAGGCGGGCGCCGTCGTCTCCCTCGCCCTGCTGCTCACCCGCCTCTACGCCCCGCTGACCGCGCTCGCCGGTGCGCGGGTGGAGGTGATGAGCGCGCTGGTCAGTTTCGAGCGGGTCTTCGAGGTGCTGGACCTGGAGCCGCTCATCGCCGAGAAGAAGGACGCCGCCCCGGTGACGGAGGGGCCGGTCGCCATCGAGTTCGACGACGTGCGCTTCGGCTACCCGGCCGCCGACAAGGTCTCCCTCGCCTCGCTGGAGGAGGTCGCCACGCTCGACGTACGCGGCGGCGCCGAGGTCCTGCACGGCGTCTCCTTCCGCGCCGCCCCCGGCGAGACCGTCGCCCTGGTCGGCTCCTCCGGCGCCGGCAAGTCAACCATCGCCCAGTTGCTGCCCCGGCTGTACGACACCGACAGCGGCGCGGTGCGGGTGGGCGGTGTCGACGTACGCGACCTGAGCACCGCCTCGCTGCGGGCCACGGTCGGCATGGTCACCCAGGACGGCCACCTCTTCCACGACACCGTCCGCGCCAACCTGCTCCTCGCCCGCCCCGAAGCCGCCGACGACGAACTGTGGGCCGCGCTCGGCCGGGCCCGGCTGGACGGGGTCGTACGGTCCCTGCCGGACGGTCTGGACACCGTCGTCGGCGAGCGCGGCTACCGGCTCTCCGGCGGCGAACGCCAGCGCATGACCATCGCCCGGCTGCTGCTGGCCCGCCAGCGCGTCGTCATCCTCGACGAGGCCACCGCGCATCTGGACAACACCTCCGAGGCGGCCGTCCAGGAAGCCCTGGCCGAGGCCCTCCAGGACCGCACCGCCGTCGTGATCGCCCACCGGCTCTCCACCGTCCGCGCCGCCGACCTGATCCTCGTGGTGGAGGCCGGCCGGATCGTGGAGCGGGGCACCCACGACCAGCTCCTCGCGGCCAAGGGCCGTTACGCCGAGCTGTACCGGACCCAGTTCGCCGGACGCGACGACGAGACGGTGACCGTGGCCTGA
- a CDS encoding HD domain-containing protein: MSDERRNLLVDKTPLPDGLEERLRAQLTFLVEVDRLKTVLRQSPLAAADRRENDAEHSWHLAMMVAVLAEHSDEPIDVGHTVELVLLHDLVEIYAGDTPLYDTAGGAGQQEREAVAADELFRLLPEDQARRMRALWDEFEERGTPEARFAKAMDRLQPLLLNWMARGGTWRTPGVTADDVRARKSVIGEASASLWTAGRHLIDEGERRGWSRSAASEE; encoded by the coding sequence GTGAGTGATGAACGCCGGAACCTGCTCGTGGACAAGACGCCCCTGCCCGACGGTCTGGAGGAGCGGCTGCGGGCCCAGCTCACCTTCCTGGTGGAGGTGGACCGGCTCAAGACCGTGCTGCGCCAGTCGCCCCTCGCCGCGGCGGACCGCCGGGAGAACGACGCCGAGCACTCGTGGCACCTGGCCATGATGGTCGCGGTCCTCGCCGAGCACTCCGACGAGCCCATCGACGTGGGCCACACCGTCGAGCTGGTGCTGCTGCACGACCTCGTGGAGATCTACGCGGGCGACACCCCGCTGTACGACACCGCGGGCGGCGCCGGTCAGCAGGAGCGGGAGGCGGTGGCGGCGGACGAGCTCTTCCGGCTGCTCCCGGAGGACCAGGCCCGGCGGATGCGGGCCCTGTGGGACGAGTTCGAGGAGCGCGGCACCCCGGAGGCCAGGTTCGCCAAGGCCATGGACCGCCTCCAGCCGCTCCTGCTCAACTGGATGGCCCGCGGCGGCACCTGGCGCACCCCCGGCGTCACCGCCGACGACGTCCGGGCCCGCAAGTCGGTGATCGGAGAAGCCTCCGCCTCCCTGTGGACGGCGGGCCGGCACCTCATCGACGAGGGCGAGCGGCGTGGTTGGTCGCGGAGTGCGGCGTCCGAGGAGTGA
- a CDS encoding crotonase/enoyl-CoA hydratase family protein has product MPVRVEANGHVTTVVLARPEARNAVDGPTAAELAGAFRAFEADDDARVAVLWGEGGTFCAGADLKAIGTGRGNRVAADGDGPMGPTRMRLSKPVIAAVAGHAVAGGLELALWCDLRVAEEDAVFGVFCRRWGVPLIDGGTVRLPRLIGTGRAMDMILTGRPVAAAEAYEIGLVNRVVPAGRSRVEAELLAASIAGFPQACLRGDRASLLDQEGLSEEEAMRGELRHGTGVLAQAMEGAARFAGGAGRHGAFGEA; this is encoded by the coding sequence ATGCCGGTCCGGGTGGAGGCGAACGGTCATGTGACGACGGTCGTGCTGGCGCGCCCGGAGGCGCGCAACGCGGTCGACGGGCCCACGGCGGCCGAACTCGCGGGTGCGTTCCGGGCGTTCGAGGCGGACGACGACGCCCGCGTGGCGGTGCTGTGGGGCGAGGGCGGCACGTTCTGCGCGGGTGCCGACCTCAAGGCGATCGGCACCGGGCGCGGGAACCGGGTCGCGGCGGACGGCGACGGCCCGATGGGGCCGACCCGGATGCGGCTGTCCAAGCCGGTGATCGCCGCCGTGGCGGGGCACGCCGTGGCGGGCGGTCTGGAGCTGGCGCTGTGGTGCGACCTCCGGGTGGCGGAGGAGGACGCGGTGTTCGGGGTGTTCTGCCGCCGCTGGGGCGTACCGCTGATCGACGGCGGCACGGTACGGCTGCCCCGGCTGATCGGGACCGGCCGGGCGATGGACATGATCCTCACCGGCCGTCCGGTGGCCGCCGCCGAGGCGTACGAGATCGGTCTGGTCAACCGGGTGGTCCCGGCCGGCCGGTCCCGTGTCGAGGCGGAACTGCTGGCGGCCTCCATCGCCGGTTTCCCCCAGGCGTGCCTGCGCGGCGACCGGGCCTCGCTGCTCGACCAGGAGGGGCTGTCCGAGGAGGAGGCGATGCGGGGTGAACTCCGGCACGGTACGGGCGTGCTGGCTCAGGCGATGGAGGGGGCGGCCCGGTTCGCCGGGGGTGCGGGGCGGCACGGGGCGTTCGGTGAGGCGTGA
- a CDS encoding cation acetate symporter: protein MNQTYGMAGVSAVVLATALVGALGLRVSRTTSDFYVASRTVAPRLNAFAVSGEYLSAASFLGIAGLLLAQGVDMLWFPIGYTAGFLVLLAFVAAPLRRSGAYTLPDFAEARLESRAVRRIAGVLVVGVGWLYLLPQLRGAGLTLRLLTGAPGWLGGLVVAAVVTAAVAAGGMRSITFVQAFQYWLKLTALLVPVVFLLAAWHSDRAPLPAWDERPVFHRATEVRVDRPVTVTVRESVTVTATGSIDGHPLREAVLTLTEGRHRIGAHTGIRFPSGAPVPLPDRATGSASNRSEPLAPSRGEHGLYATYGLILATFLGTMGLPHVVVRFYTNPDGRAARRTTVIVLGLLGAFYLLMPLYGSLARLYAPDLLLTGDTDAAVLVLPQRLIGGVGGDLLGALVAGGACAAFLSTASGLTMSVAGVLAQDVLPALGLRHFRLAVIPAIAVPTAAGTVVGGLPVADAVGLAFAVSASSFCPLLVLGIWWRGLTPPGAIAGLLLGGGSAFTAVTATIAGGARSGWTHTLLAWPAVWSVPVGFAAMVLVSLATRRRVPPGTAATMARLHLPERRP from the coding sequence TTGAACCAGACCTACGGAATGGCCGGGGTGTCCGCCGTCGTGCTCGCCACGGCGCTCGTCGGCGCGCTCGGCCTGCGCGTCTCCCGGACCACCTCCGACTTCTACGTGGCCTCCCGCACGGTGGCCCCCCGCCTCAACGCCTTCGCGGTGAGCGGCGAGTACCTGTCCGCCGCCTCCTTCCTCGGCATCGCCGGGCTCCTGCTCGCCCAGGGCGTCGACATGCTCTGGTTCCCCATCGGCTACACCGCCGGCTTCCTCGTCCTGCTGGCCTTCGTCGCCGCTCCCCTGCGCCGCTCCGGCGCCTACACCCTGCCCGACTTCGCCGAGGCCCGGCTGGAGTCGCGGGCCGTGCGCCGGATCGCCGGAGTGCTCGTGGTCGGCGTCGGCTGGCTCTATCTGCTGCCCCAGTTGCGCGGGGCCGGGCTCACCCTCAGGCTGCTCACCGGCGCGCCCGGCTGGCTCGGCGGACTGGTCGTCGCCGCCGTGGTGACCGCCGCCGTCGCCGCCGGGGGCATGCGCAGCATCACCTTCGTCCAGGCGTTCCAGTACTGGCTGAAACTCACCGCCCTGCTGGTGCCCGTGGTGTTCCTGCTCGCCGCCTGGCACTCCGACCGCGCACCGCTGCCCGCCTGGGACGAACGGCCCGTCTTCCACCGGGCCACCGAGGTCCGCGTCGACCGGCCGGTCACCGTCACCGTGCGCGAATCCGTGACCGTCACCGCCACCGGCAGCATCGACGGACACCCGCTGCGCGAGGCCGTCCTCACCCTCACCGAGGGCCGCCACCGCATCGGCGCGCACACCGGGATCCGCTTCCCCTCCGGCGCCCCGGTGCCGCTGCCCGACCGGGCGACGGGTTCCGCGTCGAACCGCTCGGAGCCGCTCGCCCCGAGCCGCGGGGAACACGGGCTGTACGCCACCTACGGGCTGATCCTCGCCACCTTCCTCGGCACCATGGGCCTGCCCCACGTCGTCGTGCGCTTCTACACCAACCCCGACGGCCGCGCCGCCCGCCGCACCACCGTGATCGTGCTCGGCCTGCTCGGCGCCTTCTACCTGCTGATGCCCCTGTACGGCTCCCTGGCCCGGCTGTACGCCCCCGACCTGCTGCTCACCGGCGACACCGACGCCGCCGTACTCGTCCTGCCGCAACGCCTGATCGGCGGGGTCGGCGGCGATCTGCTCGGCGCGCTGGTCGCGGGCGGCGCCTGCGCGGCCTTCCTCTCCACCGCGTCCGGACTCACCATGTCCGTCGCCGGGGTGCTCGCGCAGGACGTGCTCCCGGCGCTGGGCCTGCGGCACTTCCGCCTCGCCGTCATACCGGCCATCGCCGTGCCGACCGCCGCCGGGACGGTGGTCGGCGGGCTGCCGGTGGCGGACGCGGTCGGGCTGGCGTTCGCCGTGTCCGCGTCCTCCTTCTGCCCGCTGCTCGTGCTCGGCATCTGGTGGCGCGGGCTGACCCCGCCCGGCGCGATCGCGGGGCTGCTCCTCGGCGGCGGCTCGGCGTTCACCGCCGTCACCGCGACCATCGCGGGCGGCGCCCGGTCCGGCTGGACGCACACCCTGCTGGCCTGGCCCGCCGTCTGGTCGGTGCCGGTCGGCTTCGCCGCGATGGTGCTGGTCTCGCTCGCCACCCGTCGCCGCGTCCCACCGGGAACCGCGGCCACCATGGCCCGGCTGCACCTTCCGGAGCGGCGGCCGTGA
- a CDS encoding DUF4186 domain-containing protein, translated as MTSPPDPDPDYDPDPGLDPGQAAFTPPSRAALDARLDSITRQPFRAKFHLRGRDRVTAGLKGPATIRWHAYDLIAGRLAPARPHKDGKQTPYRGHPVFVAQHATGTCCRTCLLRCHGIPKGRELTRAEHVYVVDVICRWIEREMTGDPR; from the coding sequence ATGACTTCTCCACCCGATCCAGATCCCGATTACGATCCCGACCCCGGCCTCGACCCCGGACAGGCGGCCTTCACCCCGCCGTCCCGTGCCGCGCTCGACGCGCGGCTCGACTCGATCACCCGGCAGCCGTTCCGGGCCAAGTTCCACCTGCGCGGGCGGGACCGGGTCACGGCCGGACTGAAGGGGCCCGCCACGATCAGGTGGCACGCGTACGACCTGATCGCCGGGCGGCTCGCCCCGGCCCGGCCGCACAAGGACGGCAAGCAGACCCCGTACCGCGGCCATCCCGTCTTCGTGGCCCAGCACGCCACCGGCACCTGCTGCCGCACCTGTCTGCTGCGCTGCCACGGCATTCCCAAGGGCCGGGAGCTGACCCGCGCCGAGCACGTGTACGTCGTGGACGTGATCTGCCGCTGGATCGAGCGCGAGATGACCGGCGACCCCCGCTGA
- a CDS encoding collagen-like protein, translated as MLTIALVVQSAVIVEQHLQIQGLQTQSVDFQESLEPGPAGPSGPAGPTGPAGPIGPAGKDGTDGADGAAGPPGKDGKDGKDGKDAVAPPAS; from the coding sequence GTGCTGACCATCGCGCTCGTCGTGCAGTCGGCCGTCATCGTCGAACAGCACCTGCAGATCCAGGGTCTGCAGACGCAGTCCGTCGACTTCCAGGAGAGTCTCGAGCCCGGACCCGCCGGTCCCTCCGGTCCGGCCGGCCCCACCGGACCCGCCGGTCCCATCGGCCCGGCCGGAAAGGACGGGACGGACGGTGCGGACGGGGCTGCCGGTCCGCCCGGAAAGGACGGCAAGGACGGGAAGGACGGCAAGGACGCCGTCGCCCCGCCGGCGAGCTAG
- a CDS encoding sensor histidine kinase — MSVLGVLLLAVAGLALFVLGAGLGHVAVRRQQENPAGPGTPVEQATFHTLHTASLAAPPLRAGLNPDTARKAARRLRPLLGTGALALTDESSVLAWDGAGDHHRAQIAERLPAVVRGGRTQSVELACGHADCPVRQGVLAPLTVDGRVTGVLAVFGDGGSGVLLRAAEEVARWVSVQLELVDLDRARSSVIEAEIRALRAQISPHFIYNSLASIASFVRTDPERARELLLEFADFTRYSFRRGGDFTTLAEELRSIEQYLELARARFGRRLAVTLRIAPEVLPVTLPFLCLQPLVENALKHGLEESAERGRITIIAEDEGTEARVVIEDNGVGMEPDRLRALLRGSAGPDTGIGLSNVDRRLRQVYGDPYGLVIETGVGAGTKITVRVPKFRPGSRQG, encoded by the coding sequence TTGAGCGTGCTCGGGGTGCTGCTGCTGGCCGTCGCCGGGCTCGCGCTGTTCGTGCTCGGTGCCGGGCTCGGCCATGTCGCCGTCCGCCGGCAGCAGGAGAACCCGGCGGGACCCGGCACCCCCGTCGAACAGGCCACGTTCCACACCCTGCACACCGCCTCGCTCGCCGCGCCGCCGCTGCGCGCGGGCCTCAACCCGGACACCGCCCGCAAGGCGGCGCGGCGGCTGCGGCCGCTGCTCGGCACCGGCGCGCTCGCCCTCACCGACGAGAGTTCCGTCCTCGCCTGGGACGGCGCGGGCGACCATCACCGCGCCCAGATCGCCGAACGGCTGCCCGCCGTGGTGCGCGGCGGCCGCACCCAGAGCGTCGAACTGGCCTGCGGGCACGCCGACTGCCCCGTACGGCAAGGGGTGCTCGCCCCGCTCACCGTGGACGGGAGGGTCACCGGGGTGCTCGCCGTCTTCGGCGACGGAGGGTCCGGCGTGCTGCTCCGGGCCGCCGAGGAGGTCGCCCGCTGGGTCTCCGTCCAGCTCGAACTGGTCGACCTGGACCGGGCCCGCTCCAGCGTGATCGAGGCCGAGATCCGCGCCCTGCGCGCCCAGATCTCCCCCCACTTCATCTACAACTCGCTAGCGAGCATCGCCTCGTTCGTGCGCACCGACCCGGAGCGGGCGCGTGAACTCCTGCTGGAATTCGCGGACTTCACCCGCTACTCGTTCCGTCGGGGCGGCGACTTCACCACGCTGGCCGAGGAGTTGCGCTCCATCGAGCAGTACCTCGAACTCGCCCGGGCCCGCTTCGGGCGCCGCCTCGCGGTCACCCTGCGCATCGCGCCCGAGGTGCTGCCCGTGACCCTGCCGTTCCTGTGCCTGCAACCGCTCGTGGAGAACGCGCTCAAACACGGTCTGGAGGAGTCCGCGGAGCGCGGCCGCATCACGATCATCGCGGAGGACGAGGGCACCGAGGCCCGCGTCGTCATCGAGGACAACGGCGTCGGCATGGAACCGGACCGGCTGCGCGCCCTGCTGCGCGGCTCCGCCGGACCGGACACCGGCATCGGGCTGAGCAACGTCGACCGCAGGCTGCGCCAGGTGTACGGGGACCCGTACGGTCTGGTCATCGAGACCGGCGTGGGCGCCGGCACGAAGATCACCGTACGGGTCCCCAAGTTCCGCCCCGGCTCGCGCCAGGGGTGA